One region of Trichoderma breve strain T069 chromosome 7 map unlocalized scaffold00007, whole genome shotgun sequence genomic DNA includes:
- a CDS encoding ribosomal protein s10p/S20e domain-containing protein: protein MLRQSPLRLSQLQASVPWIANKTPAFGCLSNKSNSRTYSTPAKKNGDNEPSLRNPRSLQAIHLKPLKREAQFGIPSCDLQLRSFSLQPLQFFSDFALRAAYFLGLPASGPITLPRITERWTVPRSHFIFKKSQENFERVTLRRMIQIKDGNPETVQLWLAYLRKHQIYGIGMKANMWEFGTAEMSKSLEEVEAKSLESAAPWAHLGQTGSIGESDKAVADILNSRRVKKAADYNYPIHEIS from the exons ATGCTCAGACAGAGCCCACTGCGTCTATCGCAACTCCAG GCCTCTGTGCCATGGATTGCCAACAAGACCCCAGCATTCGG ATGTTTGTCCAACAAATCCAATTCGAGAACATATTCTAcaccagccaagaagaaTGGTGATAACGAACCGAGTCTACGAAACCCACGATCCCTCCAAGCCATCCACCTTAAGCCATTGAAACGCGAGGCTCAATTCGGCATCCCCTCATGCGATCTGCAGCTGCGATCATTCAGCTTGCAACCCCTCCAATTCTTCTCAGATTTTGCGCTACGAGCAGCATACTTCCTAGGATTACCAGCTTCTGGACCAATAACGCTTCCCCGAATCACAGAGCGATGGACTGTACCCAGGAgtcacttcatcttcaaaaaATCCCAAGAGAACTTTGAACGTGTGACCCTGAGGCGCATGATCCAAatcaaagatggcaatcCTGAAACGGTCCAGCTGTGGCTCGCTTACTTGCGCAAGCATCAGATCTACGGCATTGGTATGAAGGCAAATATGTGGGAGTTTGGCACAGCGGAGATGTCCAAGTCGCTGGAGGAAGTCGAAGCCAAGTCACTAGAGTCAGCGGCTCCTTGGGCACATCTGGGGCAGACCGGAAGCATCGGCGAATCTGACAAAGCGGTGGCCGACATTCTGAATTCTCGACGGGTTAAGAAAGCCGCAGACTATAACTACCCCATCCACGAGATATCATAG
- a CDS encoding tetratricopeptide repeat domain-containing protein has product MSSSRGLDDSAAGGNASDSDSDYEELQDDIAKFDQSVREFLHSHQERNDSPFPTRGVARGRGSRGARGPRKAAKPRGDITARLAKVNQAFLLGDYSRALDLVSEVIRINAETHQAWTALSSIFREQGEHARALSAMVYAAHLRPKDVTAWLDCASFALNIVSEDEASNLHTARLCYSAALRADPTNLAARLGKATVCHQQGHLAAAIAEYNIVLKHHPYDLEIVRKLAEACIDNKNTEAAVPSAIMAYRRYFDYEIENTPLHGSSAPWHDIGIYVELIASTGAYAEAIYELKALSRWLVGRVQEQYWDQWQADDCEWDENDERRSHVPHFHDSMFDPELYGSSLPLDFRARLAMYRLRLGEEEEAFRHLSWLDPDNPPSEIAKYGQPQRAIRYLELLRASTEEADATLLVQLGRCYLATGQQSTAEECFHAAIDADEYNIDARIELANMYEKAREDEEALILAAEAMALKEAQGQPPAAQPRAGPKQAKPKPAQTARILPRRYRAKRFANPDKRRQDERSRAIKLSRQYELVRGLKQQIKSGSNDLIPVWMESCKELVDDFRSLKRFYTWDKYLHFLGKKELLEQFANEETNTELSQMLERLKRSLAPQPDSLPGPAFDNHQGISFDDWLDLFLDYAIGLSLAHRREEAYQVCESARDSTVFQSAHHNFAIHMAWSVCAINTNDEEKCITVARHLMRDGGISDSSRMFALLSRLCQSPVSWYTSGPAQKFILRQIKAIDMSYEAATKNAGNNDLDQDATAAAKMNMDICLLMLYGHILFTSTSYTYAIGYFLRAWSLDHENAMVNLSLGLAYVHYGLKRQSTNRQYLLLQGQAFISHYVQSGGDEPQLQAERFYNVGRLFQLLGIGYLSLQYYTKALEANKLAGGKKLLKDIIFVNETISLLSTNHKSLAHELLVKNLKL; this is encoded by the exons ATGTCGAGCAGTCGTGGCTTGGATGACTCGGCCGCGGG GGGCAATGCGTCggattctgattctgattATGAGGAGCTCCAAGATGATATCGCCAAATTTGATCAGTCAGTAAGAGAGTTCTTGCATTCTCACCAAGAACGGAATGACTCACCGTTTCCAACGCGTGGCGTGGCTAGGGGACGAGGCTCTCGAGGAGCTCGAGGACCTCGCAAAGCCGCCAAACCTCGAGGAGACATTACGGCAAGGTTGGCCAAAGTCAACCAGGCATTTCTTCTTGGAGATTACTCAAGAGCTTTGGACCTCGTATCTGAAGTAATTAGAATCAATGCTGAAACACACCAAGCCTGGACGGCGTTGTCGTCCATCTTCCGCGAGCAAGGCGAGCATGCCAGGGCATTATCTGCCATGGTATATGCTGCTCACCTTCGACCCAAGGATGTTACTGCGTGGCTTGACTGTGCATCCTTTGCGCTCAACATTGTATctgaggatgaggcgagCAACCTTCATACGGCAAGGTTGTGCTACTCTGCTGCCCTGAGAGCAGACCCCACGAACCTCGCTGCTAGGCTGGGCAAAGCTACTGTttgtcatcaacaaggccatcTAGCTGCTGCGATAGCAGAGTATAACATTGTCCTCAAGCACCATCCGTATGATCTCGAGATCGTACGGAAGCTGGCAGAAGCTTGCATTGATAATAAGAATACTGAGGCCGCCGTCCCTTCCGCTATCATGGCATATCGACGTTATTTTGACTATGAAATTGAGAACACACCACTTCACGGCTCAAGCGCTCCGTGGCATGATATCGGAATTTATGTGGAGCTCATCGCCTCAACTGGTGCATACGCTGAAGCCATTTACGAACTGAAAGCGTTGTCCAGATGGCTCGTAGGCCGTGTTCAGGAGCAATACTGGGATCAATGGCAAGCCGACGACTGCGAATGGGACGAGAATGACGAGCGTAGAAGTCATGTACCTCACTTCCATGACTCGATGTTTGACCCCGAGCTTTACGGCTCCTCCCTACCTCTGGATTTCAGAGCTCGACTGGCAATGTATAGGCTCAGActaggagaagaagaagaggctttt AGACATTTGAGCTGGCTGGATCCAGATAACCCAC CAAGCGAGATCGCCAAGTATGGCCAGCCGCAGAGAGCCATCCGATATCTCGAGTTACTTCGGGCCTCcactgaagaagcagatgctACACTCTTGGTTCAATTAGGCCGTTGCTATCTAGCTACTGGACAGCAATCCACAGCAGAGGAGTGTTTTCACGCAGCTATCGATGCTGACGAGTATAACATCGATGCCCGTATTGAATTGGCAAACATGTATGAGAAAGCTagagaggatgaagaggcccTCATTCTCGCTGCGGAAGCAATGGCACTCAAGGAAGCCCAAGGGCAGCCCCCAG CTGCCCAACCACGAGCAGGCCCTAAGCAGGCCAAACCGAAGCCCGCTCAGACGGCCCGTATCCTGCCCAGGAGATACCGTGCAAAACGATTTGCGAATCCTGATAAACGCCGTCAAGACGAACGTTCACGCGCCATCAAACTCTCCCGGCAGTATGAGCTTGTTCGTGGTCTTAAACAGCAAATCAAATCTGGCTCCAATGATCTCATCCCAGTCTGGATGGAATCTTGTAAGGAGCTCGTCGACGATTTTCGATCTCTCAAGAGATTCTACACCTGGGATAAATaccttcattttcttgggAAGAAGGAGCTGCTTGAGCAATTTGCGAACGAAGAAACAAATACCGAATTATCACAGATGCTTGAGCGCCTTAAGCGAT CGCTTGCTCCTCAACCCGACAGCTTACCAGGGCCAGCATTCGATAATCATCAAGGAATATCATTCGATGACTGGCTCGATTTATTTCTCGATTATGCCATTGGATTGTCCCTTGCACATCGTCGCGAAGAAGCATACCAGGTATGTGAGTCCGCAAGGGACTCGACTGTGTTTCAATCAGCCCACCACAATTTCGCCATTCATATGGCTTGGAGCG TGTGCGCTATTAATACAAATGACGAAGAGAAATGTATTACGGTAGCACGTCACTTGATGAGAGACGGAGGAATATCTGACTCTTCGCGGATGTTCGCACTGCTGTCCAGGTTGTGCCAGTCACCTGTTTCATGGTACACTTCTGGACCAGCCCAAAAGTTTATCTTGAGACAGATTAAAGCAATTGACATGAGCTATGAAGCCGCAACAAAGAATGCCGGTAATAATGACCTCGATCAAGATGCAACGGCTGCCGCAAAGATGAATATGGACATATGTCTGTTGATGCTTTACGGTCATATTCTTTTCACTTCTACGAGCTATACGTATGCGATAG GATACTTTCTGCGTGCGTGGTCTCTTGACCATGAGAATGCCATGGTCAACTTAAGCCTGGGCCTTGCATATGTCCACTATGGCCTTAAGCGACAGTCAACCAACCGCCAATACCTGCTCCTACAAGGACAAGCTTTCATAAGCCACTATGTGCAATCTGGGGGAGATGAACCACAACTCCAAGCCGAGAGATTTTACAACGTGGGGAGGCTCTTTCAGCTGCTTGGTATTGGCTACCTCAGCCTACAGTACTATACAAAGGCATTGGAAGCAAACAAGTTGGCAGGTGGAAAGAAGCTTTTGAAGGATATAATCTTCGTCAACGAAACCATATCCTTGCTATCAACTAATCATAAGAGCCTAGCACATGAATTGCTAGTAAAAAACCTGAAGCTGTAA
- a CDS encoding ribosomal l29e protein family domain-containing protein: MAKSKNSSQHNQSRKAHRNGIKKPKTSRYPSLKGTDPKFRRNHRHALHGTMKALKELKEGKRETA, from the exons ATGGCCA AATCAAAGAACTCGTCCCAGCACAACCAGTCGCGCAAGGCGCACCGTAACGG catcaagaagcccaagactTCGAGATACCCTTCCCTCAAGGGAACCGACCCCAAGTTCCGCCGAAACCACAGACATGCTCTTCACGGCACCATGAAGGCTCTG aaggagctcaaggagggcaagcgCGAGACCGCATAA
- a CDS encoding SAM domain (Sterile alpha motif) domain-containing protein produces the protein MSGSHVAGNRNSTPEVNAPSLRPPSSRAVGSGSSLRASADMAAISGTSPASRIRPSSDFYGQPQQGGHGPGGLDIDSQDKIAQQWIADIDQYETTLEEMAAATLDQDFKDELSAIEQWFRVLSEAERTAALYALLQQTTQVQIRFFIQVLQQMGKNHPMSGVLSPATFDKDPMSSRLSDAMNKLNVDSARNSFARNSAISTSKRHSGLDASTINAMFPDAAAAIATEKAKFTQQTGNPPSSNRNSVAIDPRAALTGSSIPAATPDSRDGNVASSASPWGSGGDPAAASKAGSSQTPMGQFVQPPASGGGLRSPRPQLSSNSTLQTTTLTRDKNAPELPLLSPYATGSGNWASMVNTPMAPTFNTNSAGQADMVANATAMKLAALSTVNNRFALDDVRKYRRARSNDAPGAQHQMPPTPSHINIPNANVVMINEHGQILNRDQLMALQAQQGLSLGGQRSRPSSPGLPLQSGMGPMSHFTSPQHNGFLSAYDGSALMAGGMSPVGLGQLGINTHEGYLSDHSDMARGRSPRGRRGSSKPPEDPTDPTLLQDIPSWLRSLRLHKYTDNLKDMNWTDLIELDDKALEDRGVNALGARRKMLKVFEQVKEAKAEGRIG, from the exons ATGTCTGGCAGCCACGTCGCCGGCAATCGCAACAGCACCCCTGAAGTCAATGCGCCCTCTCTAAGACCACCCTCTTCCCGAGCAGttggctctggcagctcGCTGCGCGCCTCTGCCGACATGGCGGCGATATCAGGGACGTCGCCGGCCAGCCGCATCAGGCCGTCATCCGATTTCTATGGCCAACCACAGCAAGGGGGTCACGGCCCTGGGGGCCTGGACATTGATTCTCAGGACAAGATCGCCCAACAGTGGATTGCGGACATTGATCAGTATGAGACGACGCTGGAAGAAATGGCTGCGGCCACGCTCGATCAGGATTTCAAGGATGAGCTGAGCGCTATTGAGCAGTGGTTTCGCGTCCTTAGCGAGGCCGAGCGCACAGCTGCTCTGTATGCATTGCTTCAGCAGACAACTCAGGTCCAAATCCGCTTCTTTATTCAAGTTCTCCAGCAGATGGGCAAGAACCACCCGATGTCCGGTGTTCTCTCCCCTGCGACTTTTGACAAAG ACCCAATGTCCAGTCGGCTTAGCGATGCCATGAACAAGCTCAACGTCGACTCTGCCCGAAACTCATTCGCTCGCAACTCAGCTATTTCAACATCCAAGCGACACTCTGGCCTCGATGCTTCCACGATCAATGCCATGTTCCCAGATGCCGCAGCAGCTATTGCGACTGAAAAAGCAAAGTTTACCCAGCAAACAGGAAACCCGCCTTCATCGAACCGTAACAGCGTTGCCATCGATCCCCGAGCCGCACTGACGGGATCCAGCATCCCGGCTGCCACTCCGGATTCTAGAGATGGCAATGTCGCCTCatcagcatcgccatgggGCAGCGGCGGAGACCCCGCAGCAGCTTCCAAGGCGGGATCATCTCAAACCCCAATGGGCCAATTCGTCCAGCCTCCAGCCTCTGGAGGAGGTTTGAGGTCACCACGGCCACAGCTGTCGAGTAATTCTACTCTTCAAACCACCACCTTGACTCGTGACAAAAATGCGCCTGAGTTGCCCCTCTTGTCGCCATATGCAACTGGCAGTGGCAACTGGGCTTCCATGGTCAACACACCGATGGCACCAACATTTAATACAAACTCCGCTGGCCAGGCTGACATGGTGGCCAACGCGACAGCAATGAAACTTGCAGCTCTCTCTACGGTCAACAACCGCTTTGCTTTGGACGACGTTCGCAAATATCGAAGAGCCAGGTCCAACGATGCTCCAGGGGCACAGCACCAGATGCCTCCTACTCCTTCGCACATCAATATCCCCAATGCCAATGTTGTCATGATTAACGAACATGGGCAAATACTGAATCGCGATCAGCTGATGGCCCTTCAAGCACAGCAAGGTCTCAGTCTTGGAGGACAGCGATCTCGTCCGAGCTCTCCAGGCTTGCCCTTACAGTCTGGCATGGGACCCATGTCACATTTTACTTCTCCTCAACACAACGGCTTTCTTAGCGCATATGATGGTTCTGCATTGATGGCCGGCGGCATGTCGCCTGTCGGCTTGGGGCAACTAGGAATAAACACCCATGAAGGATACCTCTCGGACCACTCTGACATGGCTCGAGGACGGTCACcgagaggaagacgaggaagctCAAAGCCTCCGGAAGACCCCACGGATCCTACTCTTCTTCAGGATATCCCTAGCTGGCTTCGCAGCTTGCGGCTACACAAGTACACAGACAATCTGAAAGATATGAACTGGACAGACCTGATCGAATTGGATGACAAGGCTCTGGAGGACCGAGGTGTAAACGCTCTCGGAGCACGGCGCAAGATGCTGAAAGTTTTTGAGCAGGTCAAAG AAGCCAAGGCGGAAGGCAGGATAGGTTAA
- a CDS encoding fcf2 pre-rRNA processing domain-containing protein has product MAGFADNDVQKLLQQAEERLSGGRIVPKQASTASTTAKPVGEDAKVLPSKQEKTQVRVPRPQVAASEQRKGKNTAGPEWFDLPKTDLTPEFKRDWQLLRMRNVLDPKQQRKALRASAPVYSQVGRIIASPTDPYSARLGSREKKKTLSESIMSAHNDTKLASKYSSIQETKRQGRKAFYKSVVAKRRKRN; this is encoded by the exons ATGGCTGGTTTTGCCGACAATGACGTGCAgaagcttctccagcaggcCGAGGAGCGCCTCAGCGGCGGCCGCATAGTTCCAAAGCAAGCCTCGACGGCTTCGACAACGGCCAAGCCCGTAGGAGAGGATGCGAAGGTTTTGCCTTCTAAGCAGGAGAAGACACAAGTCCGCGTGCCGCGACCGCAGGTAGCAGCATCAGAGCAGCGGAAGGGTAAG AACACAGCAGGGCCTGAGTGGTTTGACCTCCCCAAAACCGACCTGACGCCAGAGTTCAAGAGAGACTGGCAACTGTTGCGCATGCGAAATGTTCTAGACCCTaagcagcagagaaaagcCCTACGAGCTTCTGCCCCCGTTTATTCCCAGGTGGGCAGAATCATTGCCAGCCCAACCGATCCATATAGCGCGAGACTGGGGagccgagagaagaagaagacgctaTCAGAAAGTATCATGTCCGCACATAATGACACAAAGCTCGCGTCCAAGTATTCTTCTATCCAGGAGACGAAGAGACAAGGACGAAAGGCATTCTATAAATCAGTAGTTGCCAAGCGACGGAAAAGAAATTGA